One region of Chthonomonadales bacterium genomic DNA includes:
- a CDS encoding Dam family site-specific DNA-(adenine-N6)-methyltransferase produces MHEEPGALPPPLKWAGGKRWLVPLLAVIYAPHRDLRLVEPFVGGMAVALGLRPDRALLADANPHVIALYRHLSRGLRVTLPMRNDRAAYYAARERFNALLREGRGDSAEAAQLFYYLNRTGYNGLCRFNARGELNVPFGSYRAIRYARGFEEYAPLLARWELRCCRFEAIDAGPGDFVYADPPYDVEFTRYSKEGFAWPDQVTLADWLALREGPVVASNQATPRILALYRERGFRVETRPAPRRIACNGDRTPALEMIATRNLGDALSAAGGAPRSGPA; encoded by the coding sequence TTGCATGAGGAACCCGGCGCGCTGCCGCCGCCGCTGAAGTGGGCCGGCGGCAAGCGCTGGCTCGTTCCGCTCCTGGCGGTGATCTACGCGCCGCACCGCGATCTGCGGCTCGTGGAGCCCTTCGTCGGCGGCATGGCCGTCGCGCTCGGCCTGCGCCCGGACCGGGCGCTGCTGGCCGACGCGAACCCCCACGTGATCGCCCTCTACCGCCACCTCAGCCGCGGCCTGCGCGTCACTCTCCCCATGCGCAACGACCGCGCGGCGTACTACGCGGCCCGGGAACGCTTCAACGCGCTCCTCCGCGAGGGACGCGGCGACTCCGCCGAGGCCGCGCAGCTCTTCTACTACCTCAATCGCACCGGCTACAACGGGCTCTGCCGCTTCAACGCCCGTGGCGAGCTCAACGTGCCCTTCGGCTCCTACCGCGCCATACGGTACGCGCGCGGGTTCGAGGAGTACGCCCCGTTGCTCGCGCGCTGGGAGCTGCGCTGCTGCCGCTTCGAGGCCATCGACGCCGGGCCGGGCGACTTCGTCTACGCCGACCCGCCGTACGACGTTGAGTTCACGCGCTACAGCAAGGAGGGCTTCGCCTGGCCCGACCAGGTGACGCTCGCCGACTGGCTCGCGCTCCGCGAGGGACCGGTTGTCGCCTCCAACCAGGCCACTCCGCGGATTCTGGCGCTCTACCGCGAGCGCGGCTTCCGCGTGGAGACGCGCCCGGCGCCGCGGCGCATCGCCTGCAACGGAGACCGCACCCCCGCCCTCGAGATGATCGCCACCCGCAACCTTGGAGACGCGCTTTCGGCCGCGGGCGGGGCTCCGCGGTCGGGTCCTGCATGA